Proteins from a single region of Candidatus Bathyarchaeia archaeon:
- a CDS encoding class I SAM-dependent methyltransferase, which produces MAKRLIRRLAKSECALDIGCGTGLITRYIRSSRVVGLDINRWNLLRAKRRIPDAEFVQCDVEHMPLRTGLADLAICTEVVEHLYVPKRALGEIARVIKPHGIFIGSVPSSNPLWRFRNILSVTHPQSEPFHNNFSKEQLKELLADRFVSINLFYENLLMNLFFTAHRPNPVTNLSLRDAVAGR; this is translated from the coding sequence GTGGCAAAAAGGTTGATCCGAAGGCTGGCCAAGTCGGAGTGTGCGCTTGATATCGGCTGTGGAACCGGGCTGATTACACGATATATTCGCTCTTCACGAGTCGTTGGTCTCGACATAAATCGATGGAACCTGCTAAGGGCGAAGAGACGCATTCCGGACGCGGAATTCGTTCAATGCGACGTCGAACACATGCCGCTCCGGACCGGTCTAGCTGACTTGGCGATTTGCACAGAGGTAGTGGAGCATCTTTACGTTCCTAAGCGAGCTCTCGGTGAGATCGCCAGGGTGATCAAACCGCATGGTATTTTCATCGGCTCCGTTCCAAGCAGCAATCCACTGTGGAGGTTTCGGAACATTCTTAGCGTGACCCACCCGCAGTCCGAACCCTTTCACAACAATTTCTCGAAGGAACAGTTGAAGGAGTTGTTGGCGGATAGGTTTGTGAGTATCAATCTCTTCTATGAAAATCTCCTGATGAACCTCTTCTTTACCGCGCATAGACCTAACCCGGTAACGAACCTTTCCTTGAGGGATGCTGTTGCTGGTCGTTAA
- the arcC gene encoding carbamate kinase: MSPETRITVLALGGNAILRRNQQGTFQEQYENVRSTAAQIATLVDEGLRIVIVHGNGPQIGATVIRHEMGRARVPPLPLHACGAETQGFLGYMIQQCLQDELSERGSSKPVATIVTQVLVDPNDPAFKHPSKPIGPFYTKDQRDAILKDRKDLTIEEDSGRGYRRLVPSPDPIAVIEHRAIQVLVDNESIVIACGGGGIPVIRQGRELEGVEAVIDKDLASERLATSIHADNLVILTDVEGAYLSYGKPEQQLLSKVNRDELEKYARKGSFATGSMGPKVEAAIRFLRSGGKRAVIANLRDLGGAIEGSAGTQVRN; the protein is encoded by the coding sequence TTGTCGCCTGAAACACGCATAACAGTTCTTGCTCTTGGGGGGAACGCGATTCTTCGCCGCAATCAACAAGGTACCTTCCAGGAGCAATATGAGAACGTGAGGTCCACTGCGGCTCAAATAGCTACGCTTGTGGATGAAGGGCTCAGAATCGTCATTGTACATGGAAACGGCCCCCAAATCGGTGCAACAGTCATCAGACACGAGATGGGTCGAGCCAGAGTACCTCCTCTTCCCCTACATGCTTGTGGGGCGGAGACCCAGGGTTTCCTAGGCTATATGATCCAACAATGCCTCCAAGATGAATTGTCCGAGCGTGGATCTAGCAAGCCAGTTGCGACAATTGTGACCCAAGTCCTGGTGGATCCGAACGATCCTGCGTTCAAGCACCCATCAAAGCCTATTGGACCATTCTATACAAAGGACCAGCGAGATGCAATTCTGAAAGATAGAAAGGACCTTACTATTGAAGAGGATTCTGGGAGAGGATACAGGAGACTCGTTCCATCGCCGGACCCCATAGCGGTTATCGAGCACAGAGCGATCCAGGTCCTGGTTGACAACGAGTCGATCGTCATCGCGTGCGGAGGAGGAGGAATACCTGTCATACGACAAGGCCGCGAATTAGAGGGAGTCGAGGCGGTAATCGACAAGGACCTCGCCTCTGAAAGATTAGCCACATCGATTCATGCAGATAACCTAGTCATTCTGACGGACGTTGAGGGCGCCTACCTTAGTTATGGTAAACCAGAACAGCAGCTATTGTCAAAGGTCAACCGAGATGAGCTCGAGAAGTATGCTAGGAAGGGTTCTTTCGCTACAGGAAGCATGGGGCCTAAGGTGGAAGCCGCGATTCGATTTCTTCGGAGCGGCGGAAAAAGAGCGGTGATAGCAAACCTCAGAGACCTAGGAGGCGCAATAGAGGGCTCCGCCGGGACGCAAGTAAGAAATTAA
- a CDS encoding HD domain-containing protein, which translates to MDELIGFWEFAARLKAEPRRGWLKKLRLQRPESVADHSFALSILCLFEGERRGYDVEKLLKLALLHDLEEAITGDLTPQDKESKGEKTVTAQKISAREQLLSYFRGEDQRAYRELWAELESENSKEGQLVHELDKLEMALQANEYSRQGIEATKLREFYESSKGAIKDPKLKLVLDQISSKN; encoded by the coding sequence TTGGACGAGCTGATCGGGTTTTGGGAATTCGCGGCCAGGTTGAAAGCCGAACCCCGCCGAGGGTGGCTCAAGAAACTCCGCCTTCAAAGACCTGAGTCAGTTGCCGATCATTCGTTCGCGTTATCGATTCTCTGTTTGTTCGAGGGGGAGAGACGAGGTTACGACGTAGAAAAGCTACTGAAGCTTGCGTTGTTGCATGACCTGGAAGAAGCGATCACGGGAGATCTGACTCCTCAGGACAAGGAATCCAAGGGAGAAAAAACCGTTACAGCCCAGAAAATCTCGGCTCGAGAACAGTTGCTCTCGTACTTCCGAGGGGAGGATCAGAGGGCTTACCGAGAACTGTGGGCTGAGCTAGAGAGTGAAAACAGCAAGGAGGGGCAGCTGGTTCACGAACTCGATAAGTTGGAGATGGCACTCCAAGCCAACGAATATTCGAGGCAAGGTATCGAAGCGACAAAACTAAGAGAATTCTACGAATCCTCTAAGGGCGCAATCAAAGATCCCAAGCTAAAGCTCGTTCTAGACCAAATTTCTTCCAAAAACTAA
- a CDS encoding DUF4382 domain-containing protein — protein sequence MPAYAYPGWRRVLFVAVLVVVLVIALAPSVSQGTVKVHVYGLTAPGVIDHLYVKFAGLQFHTFGFDFGKGWVNVNETTPTIDLVPLPTNFLPQIVASAQITSGRYDAIRLSMTNSTAVIGATQVPLSNNPTLNANFTLPIPPNGFGDILLVVSFDDSMILASPATLSIQIVQTSVV from the coding sequence GTGCCAGCTTACGCTTACCCGGGATGGCGACGAGTGCTTTTTGTCGCGGTCCTAGTCGTCGTCTTGGTCATTGCATTGGCTCCTTCAGTCAGTCAGGGGACCGTTAAGGTGCACGTCTATGGGTTGACAGCTCCCGGCGTAATCGATCATCTTTACGTCAAGTTCGCTGGCTTGCAATTCCACACCTTCGGGTTCGATTTCGGGAAGGGATGGGTAAATGTTAACGAGACCACTCCAACTATTGACTTGGTTCCGCTCCCGACCAATTTCCTACCTCAAATCGTCGCATCTGCCCAGATTACCTCAGGTAGATACGACGCGATCCGGCTATCCATGACGAATTCGACTGCAGTCATAGGTGCCACTCAAGTACCACTCTCGAACAACCCCACTTTGAACGCCAACTTCACTCTCCCCATCCCCCCGAACGGTTTCGGAGACATTCTCCTAGTAGTAAGTTTCGACGATTCTATGATTTTGGCTAGTCCAGCTACCCTCTCGATTCAGATTGTCCAGACGTCGGTGGTCTGA